In the genome of Spea bombifrons isolate aSpeBom1 chromosome 11, aSpeBom1.2.pri, whole genome shotgun sequence, one region contains:
- the LPCAT3 gene encoding lysophospholipid acyltransferase 5 has translation MAAAGGSPLLWVAEALGASEAALRLILSIFIGYPLALFQRHFLFKKPPSHIHLFNTVTGLCIAYFNFGSQLYHSLLCVVLNFLILRLMGRTVTAVFTSFCFQMAYLLSGYYYTATDNYDIKWTMPHCVLTLKLIGLVFDYYDGGKDKASLTPEQQRHVVPRVPTLLEVCGFSYYYGGFLVGPQFSMCSYLKLVNGEMTDVEGQKPNCIKPAMERLSLGLCTLVIYMVFGPYLPDNYFLSEEYASQPFWYRCVYMTIWGKVTLYKYVTCWLVTEGVCILSGLGYNGRDETGRPRWNACANMKVWLFETTPLFTGTISSFNTNTNDWVARYVFKRLRFLGNKAVSQATALFFLAIWHGMHSGYLVCFSLEFLIVMVEKQAMELVRDSPLLSRICSVPLLRPVFYVVQQFFHWFFMGYPLVPFCLFTWDKWIKVYSSVYFIGHVVFLLLLFVLPYLRTVLVQKKEKLQKSQ, from the exons atggcggcggccgGGGGTTCCCCGCTGCTGTGGGTGGCGGAGGCACTGGGGGCTTCCGAAGCGGCTCTCCGACTGATCCTGTCTATTTTTATAG GATACCCCTTGGCCTTATTTCAGAGACACTTCCTCTTCAAGAAGCCGCCATCTCACATCCACCTGTTTAATACGGTGACCGGACTCTGCATCGCTTACTTCAACTTCG GGTCTCAGTTGTATCACTCGTTACTCTGCGTCGTGCTGAATTTCCTCATCCTGCGGCTCATGGGAAGAACCGTTACGGCCGTATTCACCAGCTTCTGTTTTCAAATG GCATACCTGCTTTCTGGTTACTATTACACGGCCACCGATAATTATGATATCAAATGGACAATGCCGCACTGCGTACTCACACTCAAACTCATAG GACTCGTGTTCGATTATTATGACGGCGGGAAAGACAAG GCCAGTCTCACGCCAGAGCAGCAGCGCCACGTCGTGCCTCGGGTGCCCACTTTGCTGGAGGTCTGCGGCTTCTCCTATTATTATGGCGGCTTTTTAGTGGGGCCGCAGTTCTCCATGTGCAGCTACTTGAAACTCGTGAACGGGGAGATGACCGACGTTGAAGGGCAGAAGCCAAACTG CATAAAGCCGGCCATGGAGCGCCTTTCCCTCGGCCTTTGCACCCTGGTCATCTACATGGTGTTCGGGCCGTACCTGCCCGATAACTACTTCCTGAGCGAAGAGTACGCG AGCCAGCCGTTCTGGTACCGCTGCGTGTACATGACCATCTGGGGCAAAGTGACTCTGTATAAGTACGTGACGTGCTGGCTGGTGACG GAAGGCGTCTGCATTCTGTCTGGCTTAGGCTATAACGGGAGAGACGAGACGGGGCGGCCCCGCTGGAACGCATGCGCCAACATGAAGGTGTGGCTGTTTGAGACCACGCCCCTCTTCACTGGAACCATCAGCAGCTTCAATACCAACACCAATGATTGGGTTGCAAG ATACGTCTTTAAACGGCTCCGTTTCTTGGGCAACAAGGCCGTGTCCCAGGCGACGGCCCTCTTCTTCCTGGCGATATGGCACGGCATGCACTCCGGATACCTCGTCTGCTTCTCTCTGGAGTTTCTCATTGTCATGGTGgaaaaacag GCGATGGAGCTGGTGAGAGACAGCCCCCTGCTCAGCCGGATCTGCTCCGTGCCTCTCCTGCGCCCCGTCTTCTACGTCGTCCAGCAGTTCTTCCACTGGTTCTTCATGGGATATCCGCTGGTGCCATTTTGCCTTTTCACCTGGGACAAGTGGATCAAG GTGTACTCCTCGGTCTATTTCATTGGCCACGTCGTTTTCTTATTGCTGCTCTTCGTGCTGCCTTATCTTCGCACGGTCCTGgtgcaaaagaaagaaaagctcCAGAAATCCCAGTGA